The sequence CATGAATATTTTCTGTTGCAATGAGTGTGTTGGCTCTGAAAGAAGCTTTCTTGTGTACACATCCCAGATCAACAAGAATGACCAGAATTTACCTTAATGATTTACCTTAAAAACAACAGACTGCAAAATCATTATGTAACCAAATCATCACATCTTCtccttaaagggatagtttggagtTTTTGTGGGATTGTATGCATGTACTTTTCCATAGTAAGAGCATTACTTACAGTACATAGCATTCAGCACAACCCCAGTTTGAGGGAGCACACAGGATCAAATGCTAAGCGATGTGCTGCTGTAGATGGGGGCTGCATAAAATcagcatcagtttaagtgtacactatatttagaGTATTTTAACTGCTTTACATTTCTATCAAACAGCTCTTACCAGTTGTAGTAATAGTAACTAATGCAGTTCTTCCCTTAgctcgcttcaaagccaccagtctccattgacaaaaacagcaattttacctcacagaacacaggagttgctggtctacagctgcctcaATCAGTGTTTGTAACTGATTGAGGAAGCTGTACACtagtaactcctgtgttctgcgaggtgaAATTACTGTCTGGTGGCTGtaatgtaaagtggtgaaaatactCTAAATGTAGCGTATGCTTAAAATGATGTACCTCCTAGAAACCCACTTTGAAATTTGAACAGTCCctttaaatgataaatctgGCGAGactctatatttttatttatgtcaaGAATCATTGTACAGATTGAAATTCAGACATGATGATGGTGCTAAATGGAAAGTTATTAAGTTTATTCTCTAGGGACGTTGAATGCATgcaaatttgtaaaaaaaaaacatgaattctGTGCCAATCCATTAAGGAACATTATTTTTCTGAGTAAGTAGAAACTGTGACCTACTTGCAGCAGTAGAGGCAAATTCAGAGGATCACCAATGGAATTAAAAATTATCCTCAACAGGCCTCAAACATTTGTAataaatttcacagcaatccatccaataggtGTCAAGATATTTCAGCCTGAACCCTGTGATGGTAGTGCTACAGGaaaggtcaggggatcaccaaagtcagtaggattcatcctctggtgaCCATAAATGTCTGTGCCAAATGTCACGACTAGTCATCCagtaacaaagacaaaaacatcaaacacctctagctttttttctttaactcttaaaggaccagtgtgtaggattttGTGGCATCCAGCGGTTTGTTTGCAGAATGCAACCAAGTGAATACCCTTCGCCTCGCCCTTCTCTCTCTTAGCATATAGATGAGCTACTGTGGCTGTAGGATTCATGCTCCCTTGGTTTTTCTTTTGCTAAATAAAAAGCACtatctttcttcctcttcgCCTGCCAACCAGTACATTCTTACCATCAAATTAAAGCTGCCTCTTCAATGTAAAAAAGTGAAAGGCCTTTGTTTGACCCTTCTGGGCTACCGTAGAAACATGGAAGAGGACCAGCCCCCAATAAAGGGCCCATTCTAAGGTAGGGAAAACACAATGTCTCTTAGTTTCAGATGATTATATACACTACTAAAAACATAGAATACTATATTCCATTTTTGCTAATATAATCTCTCTAAATCCCACACTCTGAACCTTTAATAGTCCATCACTAGGGATGCCTGTCAATTTTGGATGTTGcatataaaacaaaactttacatTAAAGGTGGTGCAGGGACAGTATCTACATAGCCGCTGTCGATGAGTTCTGTGCACACTCCCACTTTACTGGATCCAGTCACATGAGGGTTTCTTGGCTTCTGGAGGGCACAGTCTGTGTGATGGTTTCCCTTCTTGCTACAGGAAGAGTCAACGGGCACgttttgtttctgcaggaagACCATGCTGTCGCTGCCCACCTCTTTCACCCTGCTGTAGTCTTCCGAcatgttctcctcctgtctctgaaCATCCATGTAGCCAGAGCTGTTAAACGGGGCTGTTTGTTTCCCGAGGATGAGGACACTGTCACCATTCACCGCTTTCACAATGCTGTAGTCCGCCTGTTTCACTTGTCTCTCAATAGCCACATAGCCGCTGTTTGCATGGACTTTCATGGCGTTCTCAGCTGTGTTCTCGTGATTTGAACACTGCTGTTTCTGTGCAGGCATCTGAGATGGCTCCACTTTAGATGGTCTGTCCTCAGAGAGAGGCTTATTGCTTATTACAAAGTTAtccttttcattctttctttcctcaGCCATCTTCCAATCATTTTGGCTGGGGGTGGAGTTCTTACATTGGATTTCTAAGAGGAAGCCAGAGGGGATAATCAAGCTTGTCTTCCTTTTTTGACAATTGGATGGATCTGGCAGAAGTCCACCGTCAGTCACAATTAGGTAGTCCTCCATCTGGTCCTTCCTGGCCACCGTAAGAGGAAAGTTCTGACTGATGATCAGGGCGTTGATGACGTCTTCGGATTGCCCGCTCTGGAAGGGTCATTTAGGGTTGATTTAGCACAGAGCAGCTTTTTGGATACACTGGAAATACAATGCAGGTGTAGTGTTACCTTGAGAAGTTGAACATCAACTCCTCTTATCTTTGGACCAGGAACGGGGGGCAGAACACACTGCTTCACACTGAGGAGCAAAAGAAAGTAAGTCAAGAGTCAAACTATCCTTATCATCCTGACTTTATATTAaaagttggttttttttgcaggaGATACATACTTTTTCCTCTTCATGACCAAGATACACATTGCTGCCATAATTGGGATTACAGAGAGTGTGGAAAGCAATATCCAAAACGGTCTCTCATTCTGAAGATCTAAACCGCAAAAAATAGTTTGTTAGTGATTATTAGAACCAGTTGCTTTCTCACCATACAGCCAAAGATGCAGCAAACAGCTTCTGAAACGTACAGTTAGGGATTTTCACGCAGGTAGTGTTGCTCCACTCGCTCCAGGAGCTGTGGTCTAATCTACAGCGCACCTGAACTGTGTACACCGCCCCGGGACTGACGCTGTACAGGCTGAAGTGGGTCTGTGTACCTGACCTGTGCTcctaaagagaaaagaaagtatCACTTTGTGCCAAGTTAAGATCGTATTTGGGTCAAACAGTAgttacaaatacatttgtttttcctgaatTGGTGAATTAAATGTATCTGATTAAATGACACTATGCTGATTTATTGTATAACAACTGCAACAAAAcagtacacaaaaaaaaaaaagtgcagagtACAAACAGTGGGTCAAAGGACCTGTCCTGGAAGCAGACCCTTTACTGCCCCCTACTTGCTGGACACAAAGCAACTTGAATGTTTACCTTAGAGAGAAGTTTGCAGTTTGATGCAAATCATAACTAAATAAACTAGATTCCTCAGGAGccaaaatgcacttaaaacagGATTATCACCCTTATCTTTGCCTCCAATCACTTGCTATCAGTTAGATTTTACAACTGGAGTGCCTTCACAACTTAAATTTCTCTGCTAGGAACTCAGACATGTTTGAGTTCCCTCTTAAGGCCTTTCACATAATagattttcaatattttaatattagaCCATATAACCTCCAGTTTCTTACCATCCAGGCCTATgtcttcattatttttgtgtgtgttttgttttaattatctTTCAACACAAAGACCCCGTACGCACATGCTAAAATAGATGAGCTTTTTACACGAGTTCATGACATCTTATGGGGTTTGTCAGCCAAATATGACTTAAAACAGACATATGTTACTGTtgtttacacaaacaaaactgatgtAATTAAATTGTGGCTTCAACTAACGATTATCTTAATTAATCTGACATATTTTCATTATGATgttaaaatatgatgaaaaaagGCCATTACAACATCCCAGAGCTCTTGCGGATGCCTtcaaatgctttgttttgtctgacgAACAGTCAGAAATTGAAAGATAATTAGCTTACTATCATAGAAGActaagaaaaccagcaaaaatttacatttgagaaggtGGGACCTGTGAATAAATGGCATTATGGGTGAAAAACAATCctactaattgtttcagctgtaaaacaCACTTATATCCGAATCAGAAAACATGAATTACATGAAGTTAGATACTATGTGTTGTTGACTCATGTAGTAAAAGACCAGTTACTCATTTTGTCCAGTCCATCAAACACAGCGTGCAGCTGTCATCCAATGAGAACACCTTTAGTTTTGGGAAccaaaaagattaaaaacagatCTGTGAAGTCATTTGGCCCCACTGTGGAAAATGTTGTTCATGTGCTAATTAATCTGAGTTTTTAggaattttaacatttaaaactcACCTTCCACTTGCTGTTGTCTTGTCTGACCCTTAGCTCATATTTAATAGTGACCCAGCCGGACTTGGTGTCCGTGTTAGCAGGACGCTGCCATCTGACGTGGAGATGTggactgttctctctctcctccacctgcagtGCTACATTTTCAGGAGCGTCGGGCTTCACTGTGGAGCACAGACAGAACAAGACTCAGAGTGCACAGCCGCCCGCACCAGCGcttctgtgaggctgcacacGTGAGGATGCTCACGTGGTCGTTAAGATTCACATCTATTTGGGGATCATGAGTGTCTGAAGCagagttttgtatttttttttcagtttatgtttgtattttgtttttcatttttgtcgAAGTCAGTTTCGTTTTCAGTTAGTTTTCACGGCGTTGCTGCTTTAAGTTTAGTTTTtgctgtttaaaaatgtttaaatttagtttagtttttatcagtttctgtgtgaatttttgttttattttttagataaaaataattGGGGGTATTTGTCCGGGGCACAAGGCAGTTAACTCACAGTCATGTAGACATGCTAGTCTCAGTAAATATATGGACCAACGCCTCCTCATGTTCAGATTTGACCAGATTgacaaagactaaaactaaagacatttcctgtattttttaaattctattttagTTAGTGTTGTTAATACACAATATTGTGTCagattttgttcttttctaAGTCTagccattatttttatttcagttaactaAAACTTTTTCACAccttgttttagttttagtttagtttcagttaATTTTAATATATCCTTGACATTACTTATGAAGTAGGTCCGTGGACATCAAAGTGTCTTTAGAATGTCTAGACAAAAATATGTTGTACATTAACCTAAGTTTAGATCCAGTGCAGTGGAGTTACTGATTTCTTACATGTGAAAAGACTCTGCTCCAAATGTATTGAAAGCTTAGTGCATGGAGATCACATGCACATCTACCTGCATAACCAAACAAAAGGTGTGAGATTTGATACGAGGCTGCACACAAGTTTTGCAACAGCAACAAACCAGTTCCACCTCATTCTGCACAGGTTTTCATTTgtgcctcctgtctgtcactcagtatttttccattcCTTGATGAGCCCAGGAACGCTGCACGGACAAAAACCGTGCCAATCATTAGCTGAATCAATGCAGATAGTTTTCTGCTGTGTTCCCTCATTTCTGCTACAGCCCTATTGAAAACACAGGTCTAGTAGACGTCAATAGTGCAAAGTGTATCTCTCCTAGTCTGACACGCAGATATACAGAGGCTTACTTTGCTGAAATTTTCCTTAGTTATTCTGCACTTTGGTTTTCCTTTATGCCTTTCTTGTCTTCTATGTATTGATATTTATgtctggttttttttaaatgcacctATTACAAATACAAGGCACATCTGTGTCAGTAAAATCAGAATATTCTCAATATCCCTCCTGTGAGATTTGATTCATTCATCTCCTCTAAATCTGCTTTTTATGGGATTAATGATTTACCAATTTCCATCACGTCTATCTTAAAGGTGTCTGAGGTGGCATTCCCCAGGTCATTGGAGGCCACCACTGTCAGGTAGTAGTCCACCCAGATAGAGGTGTGGTTCTTGTCAAAGAAGCAGGAGTTCCTCCCTGCTGACCGGTAGTCCGGACACTCGTACGTTCCCTCCAATCTGCACGCAGACAGAACAAGATCTTTACTGAGCAGAACGTGAGCCAACACTACTCAGGGAATTTTgcttacacacaaaaaaaatcctcatcATAAAACTGTGCTGTTGGCAGTGAATACATGTTGGCATTCAATAAACAAGCACAGGGATTGAATGATAATCAGATATGAGTCAGGTGTGGTGTCCACTGATCACTGCAACATGATCCCAAATGTCATCCTCTAAGAAACTGAAGACAGTCAGTACAGATACTTGTGTAAAAAAAGGGGTAAAAATTAGTGATGAGTTCTTCTCTAACTTCTTTAATCAAGTAAAAGTGAATAAGTAAATGCTGTTAAATGTACTTAAAGGATAAAAGTATATTTCTTGCAATTTTCTCAAATAAGAATTTGAATCTGCTCCGTCGGCTAACTTTCCTAAATATTGCTGCTAGTTCCCTCTGCATGGATGTCACATTCACCAGACGCTTGACGTCTTGTCTGTTTTGTCTTGATACGTCTGTTGTGCATTATATGGACCTCTGGATACACCGAGGGATTGTCTTTTTTATGTGCTACTGTCCCATCAATTTTGTTCGAAAAGGGTTTCAATGTTGGGAAGGTGTGCAATGatgccaaataaaataaatataagcGATAATTCCTCTCAAATGTAACAAAACTAACGCAACGGCCTTCTGTAAAGAGAAGAAAGGTCATATATTTGTATTACAATGTAGCAAGTAAAAATAATAAGttgtccaaaaaataaatatatatcatGTTAAGTACAGATACCTGAAAACTCTACCAAGAACAGTAAAAAAGTATTTGTACCTAGTCACTTCCCACCTCTGTTAGGTATTAAACCAAAGAGTTGGACAGATCAAAATACTGATCTGATGGTCATGTTGGGGACTTTGACTGTCCGTACAAGGttttatggcaatccatccagtagttgtcaAGATATTATGGCCTGAACCAAACTAGTGGACCGACCAGCTGAT comes from Pempheris klunzingeri isolate RE-2024b chromosome 7, fPemKlu1.hap1, whole genome shotgun sequence and encodes:
- the prlrb gene encoding prolactin receptor b, with the translated sequence MGTDLRFALLVLLSAALESFGVSPPGKPVLLGCRSPEKETFTCWWQPGSDGGLPATHRLYYERERLEGTYECPDYRSAGRNSCFFDKNHTSIWVDYYLTVVASNDLGNATSDTFKIDVMEIVKPDAPENVALQVEERENSPHLHVRWQRPANTDTKSGWVTIKYELRVRQDNSKWKEHRSGTQTHFSLYSVSPGAVYTVQVRCRLDHSSWSEWSNTTCVKIPNYLQNERPFWILLSTLSVIPIMAAMCILVMKRKNVKQCVLPPVPGPKIRGVDVQLLKSGQSEDVINALIISQNFPLTVARKDQMEDYLIVTDGGLLPDPSNCQKRKTSLIIPSGFLLEIQCKNSTPSQNDWKMAEERKNEKDNFVISNKPLSEDRPSKVEPSQMPAQKQQCSNHENTAENAMKVHANSGYVAIERQVKQADYSIVKAVNGDSVLILGKQTAPFNSSGYMDVQRQEENMSEDYSRVKEVGSDSMVFLQKQNVPVDSSCSKKGNHHTDCALQKPRNPHVTGSSKVGVCTELIDSGYVDTVPAPPLM